The genomic DNA TAACCCCAGTCAGGCGAGTGGCCGAACAGGGGGTTGCCTTCGGTGCGGCCCCCGCGTGTCGCATAGTCGAAGTATACGTCACCGGCGTAAGGGTAGGTGGTCAGCTTCCTGCCTTCAGCGTCGAAGTAACTGTAGTAGGCAAGGTCTTCGGGGAACATAGATTCCTCGCTCTTGCTAGTGGACGGGGGCCTCAGGTGCATGGGGACTGCGGTGTCCATGGTCTGCACGATGGAGCAGTTAGGATGGGTGAGAAGGAAAAGGACGAGGCTCCTCATCTCCGGCTCAGATAGAGGATACTCGCCTGCGCCGCTCTGGATCCAGCCCAACCCAGTGGTCTCGGTCATTGGCCGCCAGTTCTCAGGGTAGTTGCGGTGCAGGTCGAGTCCGCCGATGCCGTCCTCGTTGATCCTCCCGTCGCCGTCATTGTCGACACCTTCCGACATGACCAAGTAATCGCCCTTCCCGGCGCCGACCGACCGCATCAATCGGCCGGACGGATCATCTGGGTCTACAATGTGCGTCCCTTTGCCCACCCCGACGAACTGCCGCATCTGCCGGACGAACCCGTCACCGTCGAGGTCCTCGGCGATGTCTTCATCGACCAGCCCATCACCGTCTTGGTCGTATGGCCGCGTCGTCGACCGGAGCGTCTGCACCGTGCACAGGTAGAGTTCGGCGCCGTCTGGGTTTTCCATCGGCCGTACGTAGAACGCTCTTGTGTCCACGAGTTTGGTTATCTCAGGATCTTTCCCGTACTGGGAGAGCAAGGTCCACGCAAAGTGGAGAGCCGCGACCCTCGCGGTGACCTCGCCTGAGTGTCTGTTGCCCCCAACAAACATCGCGGGTTTGTGCTCGGCAGGTCCTGTGGACTTGTTGGTTATTGTCATCTGCCAGATGTCCCGGCCCTCAAAGGACTTACCTGCTGAGTATACGTCGACTAGGCCGGGGTAATCGGTGAGCCACCCGGACATGAGCTCTACAACTTCGTCATACTTGTGGTAATGCTGGGCATCGAACTCCCCCGGAACTAGGGG from Bacillota bacterium includes the following:
- a CDS encoding M14 family metallopeptidase — translated: MKRVVGFGALLIAVVLSSGVSTFAAATPLNLPFMVRGAVPGSPLTVIFQVDYPETHPLVPGEFDAQHYHKYDEVVELMSGWLTDYPGLVDVYSAGKSFEGRDIWQMTITNKSTGPAEHKPAMFVGGNRHSGEVTARVAALHFAWTLLSQYGKDPEITKLVDTRAFYVRPMENPDGAELYLCTVQTLRSTTRPYDQDGDGLVDEDIAEDLDGDGFVRQMRQFVGVGKGTHIVDPDDPSGRLMRSVGAGKGDYLVMSEGVDNDGDGRINEDGIGGLDLHRNYPENWRPMTETTGLGWIQSGAGEYPLSEPEMRSLVLFLLTHPNCSIVQTMDTAVPMHLRPPSTSKSEESMFPEDLAYYSYFDAEGRKLTTYPYAGDVYFDYATRGGRTEGNPLFGHSPDWGYFQYGAIWYGDELWGNQEYVKDYNNDGKKDDLDRLWMNDNIEEIKGKIFQNWTPVEHPTLGAVEVGGFNPKFWSQNPPAGPMLQDTVEKQTRFNVLLAKSLPLVTIQDVSVTKNDDGTSTIKVTITNEGFLPDALKQAWLVKIVKKGFAKLELEEGIALAKGSAGLTHDIGFLGGALDAEPKSKEVSWTVTGTGDAIITVRSLRGGESMAYVKI